The following coding sequences are from one Nonlabens arenilitoris window:
- the paaE gene encoding 1,2-phenylacetyl-CoA epoxidase subunit PaaE has protein sequence MNSFHNITLSQVYKETDDTTVIAFDVPQELKEEFNYRPGQFLTLRAMINGEDVRRSYSLCSSPLDNEWKVAVKEIFEGKFSTYVNRELKTGDVLQVAAPSGDFGIEESEENDAKNYIAFAAGSGITPMLSIIKTHLASEPNAKFKLFYLNRTVKSIIFKEEIEALKNKYLSRFEVFYFLSREHRDIPLFNGRFDQEKLQTLTKTLINAPHTDHAFICGPEEMIFLIRDELVAAGMKKENVHFELFVSGLSDADKARAAAALEKKVDGVDVTIIDGSKEFHFVLGDDYDNVLDGAIGAGADLPYACKGGVCSTCKCKVVEGTVEMKVNYALTDEEVEKGFVLSCVSVPTSKKLVVDYDV, from the coding sequence GTGAACAGCTTTCATAACATAACATTATCTCAAGTCTATAAAGAGACAGATGATACCACGGTAATAGCCTTTGACGTTCCACAAGAACTTAAAGAAGAATTTAATTATCGTCCAGGACAGTTTTTGACTTTGCGCGCTATGATAAATGGTGAAGATGTGCGACGCAGTTATTCTTTATGTAGTAGTCCGCTAGATAATGAGTGGAAGGTTGCAGTTAAGGAAATCTTTGAAGGTAAATTTTCAACTTATGTAAATCGTGAGTTAAAGACTGGTGATGTATTGCAAGTTGCTGCACCTAGCGGTGATTTTGGAATCGAAGAGTCAGAAGAGAATGATGCCAAAAACTACATAGCATTTGCCGCAGGTAGTGGAATCACACCTATGTTGAGTATTATTAAGACGCACCTTGCTAGTGAGCCTAATGCAAAATTCAAGTTATTCTACCTTAATAGAACCGTAAAATCGATTATCTTTAAGGAAGAGATTGAAGCGCTCAAAAACAAGTATTTAAGTCGTTTTGAAGTGTTTTATTTTTTAAGTCGTGAGCATAGAGATATTCCATTGTTTAATGGGCGTTTTGATCAAGAAAAATTACAAACGCTTACTAAAACTTTAATCAACGCACCGCATACAGACCATGCATTTATTTGTGGTCCAGAAGAGATGATTTTCTTGATAAGAGATGAACTCGTGGCGGCAGGAATGAAAAAAGAAAATGTTCATTTTGAACTCTTTGTAAGTGGATTAAGCGATGCAGATAAGGCCAGAGCCGCTGCAGCACTAGAGAAAAAAGTTGATGGAGTGGATGTTACAATTATTGATGGAAGTAAAGAATTTCATTTTGTTCTAGGCGATGATTATGATAATGTCCTAGATGGTGCCATAGGTGCTGGAGCAGATTTGCCATATGCTTGTAAAGGCGGCGTGTGCAGCACTTGTAAATGTAAAGTGGTGGAAGGAACCGTCGAGATGAAAGTTAACTACGCTTTGACTGATGAAGAGGTAGAAAAAGGATTTGTGCTTAGTTGTGTGAGTGTACCAACGAGTAAAAAATTAGTGGTGGATTATGATGTGTAA
- the paaC gene encoding 1,2-phenylacetyl-CoA epoxidase subunit PaaC has translation MKQPIKELNPQFLESKENKQHLIDYLLGVADNYLILGQRLGELCGHGPNLEPDIALTNISLDMLGQVRSFYQYIAQLKGDKTTEDDIAFLRKEREYKNVLLVEQPNTDFGYVIVRQFFFDVYNRMFLGALQQSADETLRALAFKGIKEASYHERFSGDWLKRLGDGTEESHQRVQQAVNDLWVYTDELFHTTKADDAMIAAGVAPDMLQLREYYYEKVEDLLTTATLKIPEVEYFQKGGKEGLHSEHMGYILADMQYMQRTYPDSKW, from the coding sequence ATGAAACAACCAATAAAAGAACTAAATCCACAATTCCTAGAGTCCAAGGAAAACAAACAACACCTGATCGACTATCTTCTAGGTGTGGCAGATAATTATTTAATCTTAGGACAGCGTCTAGGCGAACTTTGTGGTCATGGACCTAATCTAGAGCCAGATATAGCATTGACTAATATTTCGCTAGATATGTTAGGGCAAGTGCGTAGTTTTTACCAATATATCGCACAGTTGAAAGGTGATAAAACCACTGAGGATGATATTGCTTTCTTAAGAAAAGAGCGTGAGTATAAGAATGTATTATTGGTGGAACAACCTAATACAGATTTTGGATACGTGATTGTACGTCAGTTTTTCTTTGATGTCTATAACAGAATGTTTTTAGGAGCTTTACAACAAAGTGCTGATGAAACGCTTAGAGCTCTTGCTTTTAAAGGAATCAAAGAAGCAAGTTATCATGAGCGTTTTTCAGGAGATTGGTTAAAACGATTAGGTGATGGTACTGAAGAAAGTCATCAGCGAGTGCAACAAGCAGTAAATGACCTTTGGGTTTATACAGATGAGCTGTTTCACACCACTAAGGCAGATGATGCTATGATAGCTGCTGGTGTAGCGCCAGACATGTTGCAATTAAGAGAATATTACTATGAAAAAGTAGAAGATTTACTTACTACAGCGACATTAAAAATTCCAGAAGTAGAATACTTCCAAAAAGGTGGTAAAGAAGGATTACATAGCGAGCACATGGGTTATATCCTTGCAGATATGCAGTATATGCAGAGGACTTATCCAGATAGTAAGTGGTAA
- the paaB gene encoding 1,2-phenylacetyl-CoA epoxidase subunit PaaB — translation MSQEIPLWEVFIRSKNGLEHRHCGSLHAEDAEMALNNARDVYTRRNEGVSIWVVESKNITASSPEDSGELFEPASDKVYRHPTFYELPEELKHM, via the coding sequence ATGAGTCAAGAAATTCCACTTTGGGAAGTTTTTATAAGATCTAAAAACGGATTAGAACACAGGCATTGCGGTAGCTTACATGCCGAAGATGCTGAAATGGCATTAAACAATGCTCGTGACGTGTATACTCGTAGAAATGAAGGTGTAAGTATTTGGGTAGTAGAATCTAAAAATATAACAGCTAGCAGTCCAGAGGACAGCGGCGAATTATTTGAACCTGCTAGCGATAAAGTCTATAGACATCCTACTTTTTATGAGTTACCTGAAGAATTAAAACACATGTAA
- the paaD gene encoding 1,2-phenylacetyl-CoA epoxidase subunit PaaD, which yields MADQIFESLPKEILAILEEVADPEIPVLNVVDLGVIREVLVEGKEITIKLTPTYSGCPAMDVIGDDLERAFAVHGYTTHIQLIMSPPWTTDWITERGRKALEEYGIAAPLEETADKDVLLNDKKLVKCTNCGSKNTKLVSQFGSTACKAMFQCEDCLEPFDYFKCLK from the coding sequence ATGGCAGATCAAATATTCGAATCTTTACCAAAAGAGATTCTTGCCATTCTAGAAGAAGTTGCCGATCCTGAAATACCTGTATTAAACGTCGTAGATCTAGGTGTAATAAGAGAAGTTTTAGTTGAAGGAAAAGAAATCACCATAAAACTCACACCTACTTATAGCGGCTGTCCAGCGATGGATGTTATAGGCGATGATCTAGAGCGAGCATTTGCAGTTCACGGTTACACAACTCACATACAATTAATTATGAGTCCGCCGTGGACAACTGACTGGATTACCGAACGTGGTCGTAAAGCGCTAGAAGAATACGGTATTGCTGCACCACTAGAAGAAACTGCCGATAAAGATGTACTTCTTAACGATAAGAAACTGGTAAAATGTACCAATTGTGGCTCAAAGAATACGAAGCTGGTCAGTCAGTTTGGTTCTACAGCGTGTAAAGCAATGTTTCAATGTGAGGACTGTCTAGAGCCTTTTGATTACTTTAAGTGTTTGAAATAA
- a CDS encoding four helix bundle protein, whose protein sequence is MGKPYDLEDRLISFAADVIVVFDKPAKTYASKYYAEQLIRSSGSVSLNFSEFAGAGTEKDKINKLRISLKEIKECNNNLKIQLKAGLSNKDQLTKLQDEAEQIIRILVAIINKR, encoded by the coding sequence ATGGGTAAACCGTATGATCTAGAAGATCGATTAATCAGTTTTGCTGCTGATGTAATTGTAGTTTTTGACAAGCCTGCTAAAACTTACGCTTCTAAATACTATGCTGAGCAACTCATAAGATCTTCTGGTTCTGTCTCTTTAAATTTTAGTGAATTTGCTGGTGCAGGAACTGAAAAAGATAAAATCAATAAATTGAGAATATCGCTTAAAGAGATTAAAGAGTGCAATAACAATTTAAAAATCCAACTCAAAGCTGGTTTAAGCAACAAAGACCAATTGACAAAGCTGCAGGATGAAGCGGAACAAATTATCAGAATTCTAGTAGCTATTATAAATAAACGATAA
- a CDS encoding hydroxymethylglutaryl-CoA lyase, translating to MEKVKIIECPRDAMQGIKEFIPTDLKVQYLQSLLRCGFDTIDFGSFVSPKAIPQLVDTAEVLSKLDLSKTESKLLAIIANLRGAQAACEHPEIQYLGYPFSISENFQMRNTHKTIAQSVDLLQEVIDLAQKHDKELVVYISMGFGNPYGDPWNVEIVGEWTEKLYNMGVKILSLSDTIGSSDPETITYLFSNLIPKYPEIEFGAHLHTTPTTWHEKVDAAYRAGCRRFDGAIQGFGGCPMAKDDLTGNMPTEKMVSYFNTVKADTNVNAMSFESSYNEATKIFTKYH from the coding sequence ATGGAAAAGGTGAAAATCATAGAATGTCCACGTGACGCGATGCAAGGAATAAAAGAATTTATCCCTACAGATTTGAAGGTGCAATATCTTCAGTCCTTATTGCGATGTGGTTTTGATACTATAGACTTTGGTAGTTTTGTTTCTCCCAAAGCTATACCACAACTGGTGGATACGGCTGAGGTTCTTTCAAAACTTGATCTTTCAAAAACTGAATCTAAACTACTTGCTATTATTGCAAACCTACGAGGTGCGCAAGCTGCATGTGAGCATCCAGAGATTCAATATTTGGGTTATCCATTCTCGATTTCAGAGAACTTTCAAATGCGTAATACCCATAAAACGATAGCTCAAAGTGTAGATTTACTGCAAGAGGTTATAGATCTGGCACAAAAGCATGATAAAGAATTAGTAGTTTATATCTCGATGGGCTTTGGTAATCCTTATGGAGATCCTTGGAATGTAGAAATCGTAGGAGAATGGACAGAGAAGTTATATAATATGGGCGTTAAGATTTTATCACTTTCAGATACCATAGGTAGCTCAGATCCTGAAACAATTACCTATTTGTTTTCTAACTTGATTCCTAAATATCCTGAGATCGAATTTGGTGCACATTTGCATACCACACCTACTACATGGCATGAGAAAGTAGATGCTGCTTATAGAGCTGGTTGCCGCCGTTTTGATGGTGCGATTCAAGGTTTTGGTGGTTGTCCTATGGCAAAAGATGATCTTACAGGGAATATGCCTACTGAAAAAATGGTGAGCTATTTTAATACGGTTAAAGCAGATACTAATGTAAACGCGATGTCTTTTGAAAGTAGCTATAATGAGGCAACAAAGATTTTTACTAAATATCATTAG
- a CDS encoding GH3 family domain-containing protein, with protein sequence MALLGPIIKTALNLHETITATSDHVVAQRKVLEYLLKTAKKTSFGLYYDFNNILEDDDMEHAFAEAIPFYDYHKMDEQWWSRMKEGKPDITWPGVPKFLARSSGTTGKKSKTIPVTDEMIAAIKTAGTRQVSALTNFDLPTDVFESEVLALGSSTDLSEEDGFTIGEISGISASNIPEFLDSFYRPGKEISSIDDWDERVQKIAEEAKNWDIGMLSGIPSWLEMMLKKVMDYHKVDSIHDIWPNLSVYTSGGVAFEPYRSSFEKLFSKPVQIVDTYLASEGFIACQQRPESSSMQLITDGGIYFEFVPFQPEYVEQDGSISNNAPVLTMAEVQPEVDYALIISTVSGAWRYLIGDTIKFTDVEKAEIKITGRTKFFLNVVGSQLSVLKMETAITELQEKFNTSIKEFTVSVKKIDGEFQHVWYLGTETETSEMELAEALDLSLQEANKNYKVARSKALKGVQVHKVQPETFAQWNDHNKKKGGQVKMEKVMDEEKFKAWEEFVSSL encoded by the coding sequence ATGGCACTATTAGGTCCTATAATTAAGACAGCATTAAATCTACACGAGACTATAACCGCAACATCTGATCATGTGGTTGCACAGCGCAAAGTCTTGGAGTATTTATTGAAAACGGCAAAGAAAACCTCTTTTGGTCTTTATTATGACTTCAACAACATTCTAGAAGATGATGATATGGAGCACGCTTTCGCGGAAGCGATACCATTTTATGACTATCACAAAATGGATGAGCAATGGTGGTCTCGCATGAAAGAAGGGAAACCTGATATCACATGGCCAGGTGTGCCAAAATTTCTTGCTAGGTCAAGTGGTACAACTGGAAAAAAATCTAAAACCATACCTGTAACAGATGAAATGATTGCTGCCATTAAAACTGCAGGAACCAGACAGGTAAGCGCGTTGACTAATTTTGATTTGCCTACCGATGTTTTTGAAAGTGAAGTGCTTGCACTAGGTAGTTCGACAGATTTAAGTGAAGAAGATGGTTTTACAATAGGTGAAATTAGTGGTATATCAGCCAGTAATATTCCTGAATTTCTAGATTCATTTTACAGGCCAGGAAAAGAAATATCCTCTATTGATGACTGGGATGAACGTGTTCAAAAAATAGCCGAAGAAGCCAAAAACTGGGATATAGGAATGTTAAGCGGTATCCCATCATGGTTAGAAATGATGCTCAAAAAAGTGATGGATTATCATAAAGTAGATTCTATACATGACATATGGCCTAATCTATCAGTCTATACTTCTGGTGGTGTGGCATTTGAACCTTACCGATCAAGTTTTGAAAAATTATTTTCAAAGCCTGTCCAGATAGTAGATACCTATCTAGCTAGTGAAGGTTTTATCGCATGTCAACAACGTCCAGAATCTAGTTCTATGCAATTGATTACCGATGGCGGTATTTATTTTGAATTTGTACCGTTCCAGCCAGAGTATGTTGAACAAGATGGTAGTATTTCTAATAATGCACCAGTTCTAACCATGGCCGAGGTGCAACCAGAGGTAGATTATGCATTAATTATATCTACCGTTTCTGGTGCGTGGCGCTATCTAATAGGTGATACTATTAAATTTACAGATGTAGAAAAAGCCGAAATTAAAATAACAGGAAGAACTAAGTTTTTCTTAAACGTAGTAGGTAGTCAGTTATCAGTTTTAAAAATGGAAACCGCGATTACAGAATTACAAGAAAAATTTAATACCAGCATCAAAGAATTTACTGTGTCTGTAAAGAAAATCGATGGAGAATTTCAACACGTATGGTATCTAGGTACAGAAACAGAAACCTCAGAAATGGAACTTGCTGAGGCACTAGATTTATCACTTCAAGAAGCTAATAAAAATTATAAAGTTGCCAGAAGTAAAGCTTTAAAAGGTGTGCAAGTTCATAAAGTACAACCAGAAACGTTTGCACAATGGAACGACCATAATAAGAAAAAAGGTGGTCAGGTAAAAATGGAAAAAGTAATGGATGAAGAGAAGTTTAAAGCCTGGGAAGAGTTTGTGAGTAGTCTTTGA
- the paaA gene encoding 1,2-phenylacetyl-CoA epoxidase subunit PaaA: MSEAEIKNLEAQFDAKIARDEKIEPKDWMPEKYRKTHIRQISQHAHSEIVGMLPEGNWITRAPSLRRKVALLAKVQDEAGHGLYLYSACETLGITREQLYEDLHSGKAKYSSIFNYPTMTWADMGAIGWLVDGAAIINQVPLCSTSFGPYARAMVRVCKEESFHQRQGYEIMLSLCNGSEEQKEMAQDALNRWWWPSLMMLGPTDAASTHTEQSMKWKLKRKTNDELRQQFIDQTVPQAELLGLTIPDPDLKWNDEKGSYDFGEIDWDEFWQVVKGHGPMNKKRLDDRRNAWENGAWVREAATAYAAKQKTRKETAQAV; encoded by the coding sequence ATGAGTGAAGCAGAAATCAAAAATTTAGAAGCGCAATTTGATGCTAAAATTGCGAGAGATGAAAAGATTGAGCCTAAGGACTGGATGCCTGAAAAGTATCGCAAGACACATATCAGACAAATATCCCAGCACGCTCATTCTGAAATTGTAGGGATGTTGCCAGAAGGTAACTGGATTACACGTGCACCATCATTGCGACGCAAAGTAGCGTTACTTGCTAAGGTGCAAGATGAGGCTGGACATGGACTCTATTTATACAGCGCTTGTGAAACTTTAGGTATCACTCGTGAGCAACTTTATGAAGATTTACATTCAGGAAAAGCAAAGTATTCTTCTATTTTTAATTATCCTACCATGACTTGGGCAGATATGGGAGCGATAGGCTGGCTAGTGGATGGTGCTGCGATTATCAATCAGGTACCATTGTGTAGTACTTCTTTTGGACCTTATGCTCGTGCTATGGTACGTGTTTGTAAGGAAGAAAGTTTTCACCAGCGTCAAGGATATGAAATCATGTTATCGCTATGTAACGGTAGTGAAGAACAAAAAGAAATGGCACAAGATGCATTGAATCGCTGGTGGTGGCCGTCATTGATGATGTTAGGTCCTACAGATGCGGCAAGTACGCATACAGAGCAATCCATGAAATGGAAGTTAAAGCGTAAGACAAATGATGAATTACGCCAGCAATTTATAGATCAAACAGTTCCACAAGCAGAACTTCTAGGACTTACTATTCCAGATCCAGATTTAAAATGGAATGATGAAAAGGGAAGCTATGATTTTGGCGAAATCGATTGGGACGAGTTCTGGCAAGTAGTAAAAGGCCACGGACCTATGAACAAGAAACGTCTAGATGACCGTCGCAATGCGTGGGAAAACGGCGCTTGGGTACGGGAAGCAGCTACTGCATATGCGGCTAAACAGAAAACGAGAAAAGAAACTGCACAAGCGGTATAA